One segment of Haliotis asinina isolate JCU_RB_2024 chromosome 12, JCU_Hal_asi_v2, whole genome shotgun sequence DNA contains the following:
- the LOC137257897 gene encoding olfactory receptor 51E2-like, whose protein sequence is MNLMQSETAISNMTSPESNISSTTWTSEKPGYAISSINTTLQTAASSEYMFERHGAEIIFLLSMFFFAIFGNIMVIYIYHFRWRRSNFSLFIEVLAFLDLINASITIPLFLVITFDESRDDFAQLCQGGSFVAITTAMGSGVILVIIAFDRNRKICEPLKREISLSLTRKSCLFAVCVGIVLAIPSIFIYGEKDLPSEVNGVKLNITQCYFTESSGPLFWSFMSILGFVFTGVMLALAVLYLSMYRALRVHLARRESLGSSRRPSTTSCKPNSMRSQKTSAKIFFAVTVAFFSSYFPFFIAVTVFLFGYHGSDLSPAVKAVADIAKLSPLMSNVINPIIYSVSSRRFRKELVDVFRCAALKRTPSQRARQKVHVKTHTSSTGDL, encoded by the coding sequence ATGAACTTGATGCAGTCCGAAACCGCCATCAGCAACATGACATCCCCTGAGTCTAAcatatcatcaacaacatggacCAGCGAGAAGCCCGGCTATGCGATCTCGTCTATCAACACGACATTACAGACAGCTGCATCATCGGAATATATGTTTGAAAGACACGGTGCAGAGATAATATTTCTATTATCCATGTTCTTCTTTGCCATATTTGGTAACATCATGGTCATCTACATTTACCACTTCCGGTGGAGGCGTTCGAACTTCAGTCTGTTTATCGAGGTGCTCGCATTTCTGGACCTCATCAACGCAAGCATTACCATCCCATTGTTCCTGGTGATCACATTTGACGAGAGTCGGGACGATTTCGCTCAGCTGTGTCAAGGGGGATCCTTTGTCGCAATTACGACAGCTATGGGATCAGGTGTGATTCTTGTTATCATTGCTTTTGACAGAAATCGTAAGATATGCGAACCTCTGAAGAGAGAAATCAGCCTTAGTCTTACTCGCAAAAGTTGTCTCTTTGCCGTTTGCGTGGGTATCGTATTGGCAATACCATCCATCTTTATATACGGGGAGAAAGACCTGCCTTCTGAGGTTAATGGAGTTAAACTAAATATCACACAGTGCTACTTTACAGAAAGCAGTGGCCCCCTTTTTTGGTCATTTATGTCTATTCTTGGCTTTGTGTTCACGGGAGTCATGTTGGCTTTGGCTGTATTGTACCTGTCGATGTACAGGGCACTGAGGGTGCATCTAGCTCGGCGTGAATCTCTTGGGAGTTCCAGACGCCCGTCCACCACCAGCTGTAAGCCGAACTCCATGAGATCGCAGAAAACTTCGGCGAAAATTTTCTTCGCGGTGACAGTTGCTTTTTTCAGCAGTTACTTCCCTTTCTTCATCGCAGTGACAGTGTTCCTCTTCGGCTACCATGGCAGCGATTTGTCACCTGCCGTGAAGGCTGTCGCAGACATCgcaaagttatctcccttaatGAGTAATGTTATCAACCCCATTATCTACAGTGTGTCTTCTCGTCGTTTCCGAAAGGAGTTGGTTGATGTCTTCCGGTGTGCAGCTCTGAAGCGGACGCCATCGCAACGTGCACGACAGAAGGTGCATGTAAAGACACACACGTCATCAACAGGAGATTTGTAA